The Leptotrichia sp. OH3620_COT-345 DNA segment TTCAAGTATAAATGTTTTTTCTATTTTATTTTTATCTACGGTATCTCCTGCTTTTTTCCCGAAAGCTATACCCTTTCCTGTCATAATGATTTCTTTTCCGTTTTTCTTCGACAGCACGACATTATTATTTAAAATCTTATTTATAAT contains these protein-coding regions:
- a CDS encoding CAT RNA binding domain-containing protein, with protein sequence MIINKILNNNVVLSKKNGKEIIMTGKGIAFGKKAGDTVDKNKIEKTFILEYNEVSEKI